The following nucleotide sequence is from Drosophila simulans strain w501 chromosome 3L, Prin_Dsim_3.1, whole genome shotgun sequence.
GCCGACTGGTACGGCACATAGTGATCCTCGTCCTTGCTGTTTATCTTCCGCTTTTTCTTCTTTGGCTTATCCTTGTAAAGGGCGTCCATGTTCTGGAGCCTCTTGGGCGCAACGACTTTATTGAAAGTACTACTAATAGCTTCCTCGTCGGCGGTGGGCATTCTGCCTGAGCTTGGTTTTGACGCCTCGATCGTTTTCTTTTCCTCGTCGATATCCTCCTCTGCGCGCTGCTGCCTAAACTTGTTGATTACTTCCGCATGCTGCATTCGTTTTTCCTTCATAACGATGAACTGCGTGGACTTTTGAGTGGTGTTGAGTTCAAAAACGGTCTGAAAAGGGCACAATTACTGATAAGTGAGCGAACATTTATCGTAAAACTGTTGAGAAACTCACACCACCAGGACGGAAACTACGCATCTTCACCAGTATATCGTGCTTTTCCTCCTGCAACCTGCGCTCTGTGGCGCTCACCTTTGCCTGCGACTCTGTTGATTGTCCACTAGCTTCAGCCGCCTGGGCGAGCACAGGGGCAGCTGTGAAGAAATCCTCCAATGGCTTGAGCgcaaagaatttaattttctttacaCGCGCATTGGCATCCGTGGAGGCTACTGGTCGGGAGCTCAAGTATTTTTTGTAGGCGTTTTCGCTGGTCCGCAATACTCCGGCCTGCAGAAATACATGTACAATTACGTATCATTAGAAACTTTAATATGCAGTAGCCTGCATTTAAAACTTACAATATGGTGACTTTTCTTTATATCGGTCACTGTGAGGTGCTCTTCCTCGAGCAAATCTTGCGGAATGGTACCCAATGCCGAGCTGTCGTGTATATTAAAGGGTCTGTTCAAGAACAAGTGCAGATCCAGTAGATGTGCTGTGTCGTCTGTGGACACAATAGAGTATGCGGTTCCTGTGCGACCGGCGCGAGCGCAACGACCTACCCGGTGGACAAACAGTTTCGGTTTACCCGGGAAGTGCAGGTTCACCACAAAGTCTAGACTGGGAATGTCAATACCACGCGCGGCCACGTCCGTGACTATTAGCACGGACACCTTTTTGTTCACAAATTTGGCGGTGTTTATTTTGCGAGCAGCTGGATCCAGGCTGGAGTAGACTGAGGCGTTGGAGATTCCAGCCTCAGTAAGTATGTACGAAATGAGTTCGACATGGTGCTGCGTACCGGCGAACACCACGGTTTGCGACTCCACCGGAATAACATACTTAAGAAGAACCACAAGTGCTGTGTAGCGGTCGTCTGGTCGACAGTACAGAAACTTAAGAGCCAGTGCATCCGGGAGCTTGGACTCGACGTCTAAGCGAATAAGCACTGGGTCGTTTAGTCCGGCACGGGCGAACTCCACTAGCAGTTTTGGCAGCGTGGCCGAAAACATGACCGTCTGCCGGGACGACGGCAATCTGTGCAGCGTTTCGTTTAGTTGCTCGCCGAATCCCATCTCGAAGAGTCGATCGGCTTCATCGAACACCACGTACTCTAGGagagcaattaaattaatttctgctTTTATGCTCCGCAACTATCAACTCACCTATGGAATTGAGCTTCAAGTCCATTTCTACACACAAATGCAGAAAACGACCTGGCGTAGCGACAATTACGTCCGGGCAGGTATGTATAGCCGAGAACTGTGAGTCCATGGAGTCGCCACCTAGCACCAGAATGCTCTTCAGTTCCATAAAGCGACCCAGCTCCTTGATGAACTTATACGTCTGCACAGC
It contains:
- the LOC6734414 gene encoding ATP-dependent RNA helicase DDX54 — protein: MRKKQADEIPGFPSLDNDAGTSDRGADILKSKSKKNKSGGFQSMGLGFELIKGITKRGYKVPTPIQRKTIPLILEGRDVVAMAKTGSGKTACFLIPLFEKLQRREPTKGARALILSPTRELAVQTYKFIKELGRFMELKSILVLGGDSMDSQFSAIHTCPDVIVATPGRFLHLCVEMDLKLNSIEYVVFDEADRLFEMGFGEQLNETLHRLPSSRQTVMFSATLPKLLVEFARAGLNDPVLIRLDVESKLPDALALKFLYCRPDDRYTALVVLLKYVIPVESQTVVFAGTQHHVELISYILTEAGISNASVYSSLDPAARKINTAKFVNKKVSVLIVTDVAARGIDIPSLDFVVNLHFPGKPKLFVHRVGRCARAGRTGTAYSIVSTDDTAHLLDLHLFLNRPFNIHDSSALGTIPQDLLEEEHLTVTDIKKSHHIAGVLRTSENAYKKYLSSRPVASTDANARVKKIKFFALKPLEDFFTAAPVLAQAAEASGQSTESQAKVSATERRLQEEKHDILVKMRSFRPGGTVFELNTTQKSTQFIVMKEKRMQHAEVINKFRQQRAEEDIDEEKKTIEASKPSSGRMPTADEEAISSTFNKVVAPKRLQNMDALYKDKPKKKKRKINSKDEDHYVPYQSADKHTEDGLAINNFERQAQNAEFSVSDRDLSQEVKHKPGLKKWDRIKKKMVSVQDPRANKIRTESGAWIPASFKTGRYAEWKEKSKIEDQLQRENAGSDDENAKPLSHAQRYPVSRHARHNLKLELKKRLTGNDKEMRRPEQIVKSRMRLEFIKKRNEENAERKSENRKRSMRKTQRPKAQSTGGSKRRK